In the Caenorhabditis elegans chromosome X genome, one interval contains:
- the F27D9.12 gene encoding RING-type domain-containing protein (Confirmed by transcript evidence), whose product MSSIGISRYEDGEENCCTACLEFMHERRSPPSCEHNCVACFYLLIARRTNCLICNVTIYEIERIFKDLRSRVNIEANRMN is encoded by the exons ATGTCTAGTATCGGTATAAGTAGATACGAAGACGGGGAAGAGAACTGTTGCACAGCCTGCCTTGAATTTATGCATGAACGGAGGAGCCCACCATCATGCGAACACAATTGTGTTGCATGTTTTTATT tatTAATTGCTCGACGAACCAATTGTTTGATTTGCAACGTGACAATATACGAGATTGAGCGCATCTTCAAAGATTTGAGGAGCAGGGTGAATATTGAAGCTAATAGAATGAATTGa